The Bacillus sp. Y1 genome includes the window TTCCTCCATAAGGTTTCATTATAATTAGTGAAGAGGTGAAAGCTTATGGCACGTGAACGGAAATTTTCCAATGAAGAACTGTTTCAGTTAGTAAAGAAAATGCTTCTTCAACATGGATATGAAGGATTCCATTTTGGCCTGTTAGCAGAGCAACTGGATGTTTCAAGAGGAGCCTTATATAAATATTACGAAAACAAAGATGAGTTAATTACGGATTTTATGCTGTATGAAATGCAGTTATTTATTGGAGATTTAGCTCAGATAGAAAATCAGGGAGACTTTGAAGCCCGGTTTGATTTCTTAATGAAACTTATTTTTGATAAAGCAGAAGTTCATCAACTCATTACGGTTGTCCAACAAATGGGATCTAGTTCAAATGAAAAAGCAAAAGAAAATAAAGAACAGTTAGAAAA containing:
- a CDS encoding TetR/AcrR family transcriptional regulator, coding for MARERKFSNEELFQLVKKMLLQHGYEGFHFGLLAEQLDVSRGALYKYYENKDELITDFMLYEMQLFIGDLAQIENQGDFEARFDFLMKLIFDKAEVHQLITVVQQMGSSSNEKAKENKEQLEKLPLEMYRYLQNFISFGKREGKLKEHIPDSVMLGLIFQSIAIPNHFGLPKSVWVDSIKEIISKGMFAHS